The proteins below are encoded in one region of Microbacterium pygmaeum:
- a CDS encoding cation diffusion facilitator family transporter, translating to MHDHAPAVGIRGAGNRRLLAMSLGVTAIVMLVQIVGAALSGSLALLADAVHMFTDAAALVIALIASTLAARPANDRRTFGFQRAEVFGALINGVILIALSVWVAVEGIQRLLNPTEVEVAGGLMLIVAIVGLLANGVAMWLLSAAQKTSINVRGAYLEVMGDLIGSAAVIVAAIVIVTTGWVQADAIASLAIAAMIVPRAISLLREVASVLSESTPKGMHVTEIRDHILATPGVVDCHDVHVWQLTRGAPVFTAHVVVDDDAMRDGKSGAILARLQSCLDEHFDVEHSTFQLEPAGHVERDAHA from the coding sequence ATGCACGATCACGCACCCGCCGTGGGGATCCGAGGCGCCGGCAACCGCCGCCTCCTCGCGATGTCGCTCGGCGTGACCGCGATCGTCATGCTCGTGCAGATCGTCGGCGCCGCGCTTTCCGGATCGCTCGCGCTGCTCGCCGACGCTGTGCACATGTTCACGGATGCGGCAGCTCTCGTCATCGCGCTGATCGCCAGCACCCTCGCAGCACGCCCGGCGAACGACCGGCGGACGTTCGGGTTCCAGCGGGCCGAGGTATTCGGCGCCCTGATCAACGGCGTGATCCTCATCGCCCTCTCGGTCTGGGTCGCGGTGGAGGGTATCCAGCGGCTGCTGAACCCTACCGAGGTCGAGGTCGCCGGCGGGCTCATGCTGATCGTCGCGATCGTGGGACTGCTGGCCAACGGCGTGGCGATGTGGCTGCTCAGCGCCGCACAGAAGACCAGCATCAACGTCCGCGGCGCCTATCTCGAGGTGATGGGCGACCTGATCGGGTCGGCCGCGGTGATCGTCGCGGCGATCGTGATCGTGACGACGGGCTGGGTGCAGGCCGACGCGATCGCGTCACTCGCCATCGCCGCCATGATCGTGCCGCGTGCGATCTCGCTGCTGCGCGAGGTCGCGTCGGTGCTCAGCGAGTCGACGCCGAAGGGCATGCACGTCACCGAGATCCGCGATCACATCCTGGCGACGCCCGGCGTCGTGGACTGCCACGACGTGCATGTCTGGCAGCTGACGCGCGGCGCTCCAGTCTTCACGGCGCACGTCGTGGTGGACGACGACGCGATGCGCGACGGGAAGTCCGGGGCGATCCTGGCCCGCCTGCAGTCGTGCCTGGACGAGCACTTCGACGTCGAGCACTCGACCTTCCAGCTCGAGCCCGCCGGTCATGTGGAGCGCGACGCGCACGCGTGA
- the ku gene encoding non-homologous end joining protein Ku encodes MRAIWKGALTFGLVNVPVKVYSATEDHDVSLHQVHNKDGGRIRYQRICEIDGEVVPYSDIDKAFDNGEQTVVLTKEDLDSLPAEKSREIDVVEFVPSEQVDLLTLDRAYYLEPDGSSPKAYVLLRKTLEQTDRTAIVRFSLRQKTRLAALRVRDDVLVLQTLLWADEVREAAFPALDEPVRISAKELEMSASLVESFAADFDPSEFSDEYQDELKILIDAKLEKGDALDTSETFGDHEEEDTGGEVIDLMEALRASVERSRAARSGKADAAASDSSPAKKPAAKKPAAKTTAAKATAEKKTPAKAPAKKAPAKKTAKAS; translated from the coding sequence ATGAGAGCGATCTGGAAGGGCGCGCTGACGTTCGGACTCGTGAACGTCCCCGTCAAGGTGTACTCCGCGACCGAAGACCACGACGTCTCGCTGCACCAGGTGCACAACAAGGACGGCGGACGGATCCGGTATCAGCGGATCTGCGAGATCGACGGCGAGGTCGTGCCGTACTCCGATATCGACAAGGCGTTCGACAACGGCGAGCAGACTGTCGTCCTCACCAAGGAGGACCTCGATTCGCTGCCAGCCGAGAAGAGCCGCGAGATCGACGTCGTCGAATTCGTGCCGAGCGAGCAGGTCGATCTGCTCACCCTCGACCGGGCGTACTACCTCGAGCCGGACGGCTCTTCGCCGAAGGCCTACGTGCTGCTGCGCAAGACCCTCGAACAGACCGATCGCACCGCGATCGTGCGGTTCTCGCTGCGGCAGAAGACCCGGCTCGCGGCGCTGCGCGTCCGCGACGACGTGCTCGTGCTGCAGACCCTGCTCTGGGCGGACGAGGTCCGCGAGGCCGCGTTCCCCGCGCTGGACGAGCCGGTGCGCATCTCGGCGAAGGAGCTGGAGATGTCGGCATCCCTGGTGGAGAGCTTCGCCGCCGACTTCGATCCGTCGGAGTTCTCGGACGAGTACCAGGACGAGCTGAAGATCCTCATCGACGCGAAGCTCGAGAAGGGCGACGCGCTGGACACCTCCGAGACCTTCGGCGACCACGAAGAGGAGGACACCGGGGGGGAGGTCATCGACCTCATGGAGGCGCTGCGCGCCAGCGTCGAGCGCTCGCGCGCCGCGCGGAGCGGAAAGGCGGATGCCGCGGCATCCGATTCCTCGCCCGCGAAGAAGCCCGCCGCGAAGAAACCCGCGGCGAAGACCACCGCGGCGAAGGCGACCGCCGAGAAGAAGACCCCCGCCAAGGCTCCGGCCAAGAAGGCGCCGGCCAAGAAGACCGCGAAGGCCTCCTGA
- a CDS encoding ATP-dependent DNA ligase: MVTGGGAKETLVRVGGRRLRVTNLDKVMYPETGTTKGEVIDYYTRIAPLLIPHVIGRPVTRKRWVEGVGTEQHPEPVFFAKDLERGAPAWVKRAPIEHSGGAKDYPLVGDVPTLVYLAQVASLELHVPQWRFAPDGGRGAADRLVLDLDPGPGVGLAECAVVAGWARTILTGMGLEPYPVTSGSKGIHLYAALPPGQSTQAASALANELARAIEADHPDLVVSSMKKTERGGKVLIDWSQNNGAKTTIAPYSLRGRPHPTVAAPRTWAEIEDPGLQHLLFDEVLERMGTIGDPMQALGFHSGGREAEAGPLAAYISKRTAGRTPEPVPSNALGETPHGEMPTFVIQEHHATALHWDFRLEHDGVLVSWAVPRGVPHSYRRNNLAIQTEDHPMDYGSFEGTIPAGEYGGGSVTIWDDGRYELEKWRDDEIIATLEGRPGGPLGRVRLALIRTGGEGEKSSWLLHRMKTDAEGRTQPDGIVVHAGQQGDEPPPDSPPDPPAHAPARASAPDRGTETPAVWPPTAELLRPMLSTSATAGIARAAADRWGGGAWVEAKWDGIRAVGVWDGTRLRLFARSGNDITHRYPELTDLDAGFGPDRAVLDGELVALEPDGRPSFPLLQNRMNLERAGDIIRESRRTPVRYYLFDVLVHGENDLTQLPLTQRREVLEAIATGSVEPLVVPPVFDDVDAALDASDRLRLEGIVVKNPGSAYVRGGRTDAWLKVKITRTQEVVIAGIRPGKGGRSGTFGSLLLGIPGPDGLQYAGRVGSGFSDSTLAVLLKKLTPLRTEDNPLVGVPALDQRDALWVRPELVGEVEFGEFTPGGILRHSRWRGLRPDKSPAEVRRED; the protein is encoded by the coding sequence GTGGTGACGGGGGGCGGCGCGAAGGAGACGCTCGTGCGCGTCGGCGGGCGGCGCCTGCGCGTCACCAACCTCGACAAGGTGATGTACCCCGAGACCGGGACCACCAAGGGCGAAGTGATCGACTACTACACGCGCATCGCGCCGCTGCTGATCCCCCACGTGATCGGCCGCCCGGTGACCCGCAAGCGCTGGGTCGAAGGTGTGGGCACGGAGCAGCATCCCGAACCGGTCTTCTTCGCGAAGGACCTGGAGCGCGGCGCGCCCGCGTGGGTCAAGCGCGCGCCCATCGAGCACTCCGGCGGCGCGAAGGACTACCCCCTCGTCGGCGATGTCCCGACGCTCGTCTACCTCGCGCAGGTCGCGAGCCTCGAACTGCATGTCCCGCAGTGGCGCTTCGCTCCCGACGGCGGCCGCGGCGCCGCAGACCGGCTCGTCCTCGACCTCGACCCGGGCCCGGGCGTCGGATTGGCGGAATGCGCGGTCGTCGCCGGCTGGGCGCGCACGATCCTCACCGGCATGGGGCTGGAGCCGTATCCGGTGACCAGCGGCAGCAAGGGGATCCACCTGTACGCGGCGCTGCCCCCCGGCCAGTCGACACAGGCGGCATCCGCGCTGGCGAACGAACTGGCCCGCGCGATCGAAGCCGATCATCCGGACCTCGTCGTGAGCAGCATGAAGAAGACCGAGCGCGGCGGCAAGGTGCTCATCGACTGGAGCCAGAACAACGGCGCCAAGACGACGATCGCCCCCTACTCCCTGCGCGGACGCCCGCACCCGACCGTCGCTGCCCCGCGCACCTGGGCGGAGATCGAGGATCCCGGCCTCCAGCACCTCCTGTTCGACGAGGTCCTCGAGCGCATGGGGACCATCGGCGATCCGATGCAGGCCCTCGGCTTCCATTCCGGTGGCCGGGAGGCCGAGGCGGGCCCGCTCGCGGCCTACATCTCCAAGCGCACCGCGGGGCGCACACCCGAGCCGGTCCCCTCGAACGCCCTCGGCGAGACGCCGCATGGCGAGATGCCGACGTTCGTCATCCAGGAGCACCACGCGACCGCACTGCACTGGGACTTCCGCCTCGAACACGACGGTGTGCTGGTCAGCTGGGCGGTGCCGCGCGGCGTGCCGCACTCGTACCGGCGCAACAACCTGGCGATCCAGACCGAGGACCACCCGATGGACTACGGATCGTTCGAGGGGACGATCCCGGCCGGAGAGTACGGCGGCGGGTCGGTCACCATCTGGGACGACGGCCGATACGAATTGGAGAAGTGGCGCGACGACGAGATCATCGCCACCCTCGAGGGGCGACCGGGCGGCCCGCTCGGCAGGGTGCGGCTGGCGCTGATCCGCACCGGCGGCGAGGGCGAGAAGTCCAGCTGGCTCCTGCATCGGATGAAGACGGATGCTGAGGGCCGCACACAACCGGACGGAATCGTCGTCCACGCCGGTCAACAGGGCGACGAGCCGCCACCCGACTCCCCACCCGACCCCCCCGCACACGCTCCCGCTCGTGCGTCCGCCCCCGACCGTGGGACGGAAACGCCCGCGGTGTGGCCGCCGACGGCCGAGCTCTTGCGGCCGATGCTCTCCACCTCCGCGACCGCCGGGATCGCGAGGGCCGCGGCTGACCGGTGGGGCGGCGGGGCGTGGGTCGAGGCGAAATGGGACGGCATCCGCGCCGTGGGTGTGTGGGACGGAACACGCCTGCGCCTGTTCGCGCGCAGCGGCAACGACATCACGCACCGCTACCCCGAGCTCACGGATCTCGATGCCGGATTCGGACCCGACCGCGCGGTGCTCGACGGCGAACTCGTCGCGCTCGAACCCGACGGGCGCCCGAGTTTCCCGCTGCTGCAGAACCGGATGAACCTGGAGCGCGCCGGCGACATCATCCGCGAGTCGCGACGCACCCCGGTGCGCTACTACCTGTTCGATGTGTTGGTGCACGGCGAAAACGACCTGACCCAGCTGCCGCTGACCCAGCGCCGGGAGGTGCTCGAAGCGATCGCGACGGGCTCGGTCGAGCCGCTCGTCGTTCCGCCGGTCTTCGACGATGTCGATGCCGCCCTCGATGCCAGCGACCGGCTGCGCCTCGAAGGAATCGTCGTCAAGAATCCCGGCTCCGCATACGTGCGCGGGGGCCGCACCGATGCGTGGCTGAAGGTGAAGATCACGCGCACCCAGGAGGTCGTCATCGCCGGCATCCGTCCTGGCAAAGGCGGCCGCAGCGGAACGTTCGGTTCGCTCCTGCTCGGTATCCCAGGGCCGGACGGCCTCCAGTACGCGGGACGCGTGGGTTCGGGCTTCAGCGATTCGACCCTCGCCGTCCTGCTGAAGAAGCTGACACCGCTGCGGACCGAGGACAACCCTCTGGTCGGCGTGCCGGCGCTGGATCAGCGCGACGCCCTGTGGGTGCGGCCCGAACTGGTCGGGGAGGTGGAGTTCGGCGAGTTCACGCCCGGCGGCATCCTGCGCCATTCGCGCTGGCGCGGCTTACGGCCCGACAAGTCGCCGGCCGAGGTGCGTCGCGAGGACTGA
- a CDS encoding DedA family protein has translation MHHIALIPWLDPETLIAAAGPWALLVVCFIVFAETGLLIGFLLPGDTLLVISGLLSHSTSVAPNGVFGISVWWVALLIALAAFVGGEVGYFIGHKAGPAIFERKESGLFSVKNVERTNAFFERFGGLTIILARFVPIVRTFAPVAAGVGHMPWRRYTLYNLIGALLWGFGLTMLGYAIGFIPWVADLVTEYIDVILLIAVGGTAVITLWHYFSERRKAKKAAVSGADVVTDHSEAEALVLDPEVFERGPEHHEGPGDQARPPQS, from the coding sequence TTGCATCACATCGCGCTCATCCCCTGGCTCGACCCCGAGACGCTCATCGCCGCGGCCGGACCCTGGGCCCTGCTCGTGGTCTGCTTCATCGTCTTCGCCGAGACGGGCCTGCTGATCGGCTTCCTGCTCCCCGGCGACACGCTGTTGGTGATCTCCGGCCTGCTGTCGCACTCGACCTCGGTCGCGCCGAACGGCGTCTTCGGGATCAGCGTCTGGTGGGTCGCGCTGCTCATCGCGCTCGCCGCGTTCGTCGGCGGTGAAGTCGGCTATTTCATCGGTCACAAAGCGGGTCCGGCGATCTTCGAACGCAAGGAATCGGGACTGTTCAGCGTCAAGAACGTCGAGCGCACCAACGCCTTCTTCGAACGCTTCGGCGGGCTGACGATCATCCTGGCGCGCTTCGTCCCCATCGTCCGCACCTTCGCTCCCGTCGCCGCGGGTGTCGGTCACATGCCGTGGCGCCGGTACACGCTCTACAACCTGATCGGCGCGCTCCTCTGGGGCTTCGGCCTGACGATGCTCGGTTACGCCATCGGCTTCATCCCGTGGGTCGCCGACCTCGTCACGGAGTACATCGACGTGATCCTCCTGATCGCCGTCGGCGGCACCGCCGTGATCACGCTCTGGCACTACTTCAGCGAGCGCCGCAAGGCGAAGAAGGCAGCGGTGTCCGGCGCCGACGTGGTGACCGATCACTCCGAGGCCGAGGCGCTCGTCCTCGATCCCGAGGTCTTCGAACGCGGACCCGAGCACCACGAGGGCCCGGGCGACCAGGCGCGTCCGCCGCAGTCGTAG